ACTTGGGTTGATTGGTTGATTTATCAAACTACGCTTTAGGTTAACTTGTGCGTCCAAGTAAACTGGCAAAAACGAAAATCGACTATAATCAATGTTCGCCGAAAATTTTTCGCCTCAAGATGTACTGTTTAGTACTGTTTAGTACTGTTTAGTTCTGTTCCCCACTTCCCTTTTACAACTTGAGAAGTCTTCAGCGCCGACTAACGGGCGACGGCGGAGTACTCGTGATGACTCACTTGGGGCTGATGATTGTTACACTTGTTTCGCGAGATTGGCTTGATAAGTAGAGAGAAATATTTTTGCGGTGCGGGCTTTGTACCTTAAGCCGCGCTGGCTGACGGCAAAAAATGGTCGATAATAGTGAAACGACCTCGACCGGATTTTTTGGATAGGTACATGCATTCGTCGGCCTGTCGTATGACTGCGTCTTCTGTCGCATTCGTATCTAAAGTTTCAGGGGTTACAATTACGCAGCCAACGCTGACCGACACCGACACCGGGTGTCCCAGAATCGAATTAATGTTTTCAACAGCTTCAATCACGCGACGGCAAATTACCTCGGCATCAGCTTTGGACTGAACCGAATCTAGTACGATCGTGAACTCATCGCCCCCCAATCGAGCGAGCAGGTCAGAATCGCGTAATAGTATTTTGGTCCGTCGCCCGACTTCTTTTAATAGAAAATCGCCAGCACCGTGACCAAGTGTATCGTTGACTTGCTTGAAACCGTCGAGATCAAAATACACACAGGCGACCGAGTGGCGGTTTTTTCTGCTGATTTCAAGCGAATGTTTCAGGTGATCCAATGCCAGGCTGCGATTCGGAAGCCCGGTGAGCGAGTCGTGCGTCGCAATCAGTTCAAGTTTCTCCGAAGCCGATCGCAGAGCCCGAAGTAGAAACATCGTGTAGATTGAGACCATCAGATAGTTCGCCATAAGTCCGAAAGACACAAAAGGAAGATTTCGCCAATACGGGACCGCGAGAAAAATAAACGATAAACCCAATGTACTAAAAATAATAGAGTTGATCAGCGCACGCTCACCAAAACGAAACCCATTGCCAATCGTGATAAACGGGTAGATGAAAAGAAAAAGCGCAGCTTTTTCGTGGCCGAAATAAAGATAGACCGTGCACACGCCAACATCATGAATAACTCCCAAAAGGCGACGGGTCTTGTTAAT
The Deltaproteobacteria bacterium genome window above contains:
- a CDS encoding GGDEF domain-containing protein, giving the protein MSLIQDMRARFSKRKDSEHRQALLRLAILSVAVTYITYHNRFSMQGLDFDSLVCQLLTIFSVFASSSILLHIYARPEINKTRRLLGVIHDVGVCTVYLYFGHEKAALFLFIYPFITIGNGFRFGERALINSIIFSTLGLSFIFLAVPYWRNLPFVSFGLMANYLMVSIYTMFLLRALRSASEKLELIATHDSLTGLPNRSLALDHLKHSLEISRKNRHSVACVYFDLDGFKQVNDTLGHGAGDFLLKEVGRRTKILLRDSDLLARLGGDEFTIVLDSVQSKADAEVICRRVIEAVENINSILGHPVSVSVSVGCVIVTPETLDTNATEDAVIRQADECMYLSKKSGRGRFTIIDHFLPSASAA